One Glycine soja cultivar W05 chromosome 7, ASM419377v2, whole genome shotgun sequence genomic window, CTAAGCTCCTAGAGTCGAAATTTTCCCTGAATGAAATAACAAAGGCGAGGCCAGCCGATAATTATTCCAACCAAGGTAAACCAAAAACACTCTTGTTCAAGATAGCCGAAAGcttattttcaaaaactagaTTTCAAACCAAActagttataaaattataaacgggttaaaacagtttaaaaaatcacatcaatcctttcaaattatttttgattatgattttgactaaaaatctaaaacaaaaactaaagaaGTACAAAAGCCACACCGAAAAGACACTATGAATCCAATCCTACTTCCAATTATATATCATTTCAAATGTGCCACTAGGATTACCCCTCATATTGAATCATAGAGCTGTTTAACATATCATACCCTCGACGGCATATGTGGTAGTGAAATTAACGCCCTAAACTTAATATCCAGTCCATATATCAAGAAGTACAAACTAAACAATATcactatttaaattaaattgcagTAGTCAGACCAAAATTTTCACGGGCAACGCATGAATTAACATTAATGCCAAATAAAGGGCCAAATTCTTAACTTCTACTTTATATGATTAATGTGAAACAAGAGTTCCTAATTAGAGCCACAGCAATGCATCagaggataaaaaaaagtaacagcAACATTGAGAATGTGGCAAAGTCATATTAAACAATCAAAACCCAAGGTAGATATAATCCAGCCACAAGGCAAAATTCATTCTCAAGGAATAACCCAAAATGAAAATGTGAAGTGCATAAAATCTATGAATCTTGCAACTCATTGAGATTTCACATGCTGCAGAACGACGTTATAGGCTTCATGCTCCTCACCGAAATCCTGCAAGCAGCCAATAGTTAAATAATGACAATGCATTGTAAAACACTATAAACAAACATTTTCATTTCTACACATTTCATACCTTCACAACCACACAGGAGCAACCAGTAACCTTCCTTGCTTTTCCTTCGGAATCAATCTTGCACAACTGCAGGGAGAAGGCCCACCAGAATTAAAACACAAGAACAATGACATAATCAATATTAAATATTgaccaacaaaaattaaatgaaattccCCAAAGGAATGAAATCAACAAGGTTTACTGTCAATGACACTTACACCAGCCCATTCTCCAAGGGTCTTTGCACTCGGAACTGTCAGCAGGCTAACATTGTGCTCTGCACAAAGGGCCTTAACCAGTTTAACATAGTCAGGCTGGTCACAGTCTTCTGCAAGAACACAGAGTTGTGCAGCATGCTTCTCAATCACTTTTGCACCTTCATGAAGGCCACGCGACAAACCACCATAAGCCAGAGATTTTCTGAGCACAAGTTGTAAGGCAGTCATGATATCCATTGGCTCGCCTGGGatggcagcagcagcagcagctggCTCAACTGCAATGACACCCTCTTCACTGCAGGGAAAAATATGAACAAAGACACCCATATAAGAATTTATACTTGATAAACACGAAGACTAACACACTAGAAAAATATGGGCAACTTTTACTAACAGCACACAAAAgtattctttttcatttgttcctaAAAATGAAACAATGCATAACAATACCATGAACAGAGCAACCCATATATGAATTGATACTTGGATAATGATACACTATTCTCAAGAGAAACACAATGACTAGAACACACTATCGGAATAATGAGAACAACTTTTACTAAAGGCCCACAAAATAACCATTTTTCACTCCATAAATAAGGTTTTCAAATCCAATTCCCTAACCAGTCAATTTGAATAGAAGCGAATTCAGGACCAACCCTTTTCATAGTATAAGAGAACAAATTATAACCAAATCCACAGGCTCCGATTAAAATTGCAATTCGTAACTTAGACAAATATCATCTCTAACAAGATTTTCATCCATGAAGGTCAGATAGCATAACcaataattatcattatattataCAATCACTCACGAAAGCAAAACTATCATACCCTGACATTTTACTTGTTGATAGAGAATAACAAGCTCTCCTTCCTGCACAAACAAAATAACACAGAGAATCAGATCGTATGCTATGAATCAGCATTCAGACGTTCATGCAAACGCttcctttatttattaagaTACAGCGAAAGTTGCAACTTTGCAGCTGCAGCATTGACttatactaaaattaaattggGAAATCACCAAATTTCAACAGTAGAAAGCTGCAACAACCAATGTCTTcccaaatgaataaaaaaaaatcctaaaatctTTTACTATAAaccccaaaaattaaaaattaaaaaggatttagCACGATCAAGAgtagagacaaattatttgAAGTGTACTCAGTATTTGGTAACGCTTAAAAGCACAATCATATAGAGGGGGAGAAAGAAAGGTACCTTGAAGCAGAAGCCGATTGCGCCGAAACCTGGAAACGAAACTTGTGAACAGAGAGGGAAAACCCTAACTACTACCTCactatttatttactaaaatgtCCCATTAACTCTGAATTGGGTTCTATTGGGCCTCTTGTGCACAGTTGGGCTCAAAGATGATCT contains:
- the LOC114418060 gene encoding 40S ribosomal protein S12-like produces the protein MSGEEGVIAVEPAAAAAAIPGEPMDIMTALQLVLRKSLAYGGLSRGLHEGAKVIEKHAAQLCVLAEDCDQPDYVKLVKALCAEHNVSLLTVPSAKTLGEWAGLCKIDSEGKARKVTGCSCVVVKDFGEEHEAYNVVLQHVKSQ